A part of Cystobacter ferrugineus genomic DNA contains:
- a CDS encoding SLBB domain-containing protein: MSRLLTLALGAWLVLPACANLPRAPTTPSEDPAFKQEEVPAPTGMVPTPPEPFVLRPGDVLSLRIISVTPFEVGRMSVDDLGTLYVPLVGAVQVGGVSLDVAEARIQEGLRRFDKYGIVSLSLVEPTGHQASVLGAVERPGIYPLGGPTRLSELLAKAGGTRVGERERAAELVEYGDLESTRLIRGGQALPISVPEALLGNPRHDVQVKSGDVLYVPALQGAAIAVYGDVREPRSIPWRKGLRLSEALAGAGGLVRNAADYGDVRVIRGPLSKPRVYRASVTDLISGNGTNVELARGDIVFVTSHWYYTTTDVIQRLIPLLSVGAAAAVSTQLQR; the protein is encoded by the coding sequence ATGTCACGTCTGCTCACACTCGCCCTTGGAGCCTGGCTCGTCCTTCCCGCGTGCGCCAATCTGCCGCGCGCGCCCACGACCCCCTCGGAAGATCCCGCCTTCAAGCAGGAAGAGGTCCCGGCGCCAACCGGAATGGTGCCCACTCCTCCTGAACCCTTCGTGTTGAGACCGGGCGATGTGCTCTCCCTGCGGATCATTTCAGTGACCCCGTTCGAGGTCGGGCGCATGAGTGTGGACGACCTGGGAACCCTCTACGTACCACTCGTGGGAGCCGTCCAGGTGGGCGGCGTCAGTTTGGATGTGGCGGAAGCCAGGATACAGGAAGGACTGCGCCGCTTCGACAAGTACGGCATCGTGTCTCTCTCGCTCGTGGAGCCGACGGGGCACCAGGCGAGTGTGCTGGGTGCGGTCGAGAGGCCGGGCATCTACCCGCTGGGCGGTCCGACGCGGTTGTCCGAGCTGCTGGCGAAGGCGGGCGGCACCCGGGTGGGAGAGCGCGAGCGGGCGGCCGAGCTGGTCGAATACGGCGACCTCGAATCCACGCGGCTGATTCGAGGGGGCCAGGCCCTGCCCATCAGCGTCCCCGAGGCGCTGCTGGGCAACCCCCGGCACGACGTCCAGGTGAAGAGCGGTGACGTGCTGTACGTCCCCGCGCTGCAAGGCGCCGCGATCGCCGTCTATGGCGACGTGCGCGAGCCTCGCTCAATCCCCTGGCGCAAGGGGCTGCGACTGTCGGAGGCCCTGGCTGGAGCAGGCGGCCTGGTCCGCAACGCGGCGGACTACGGAGATGTACGAGTCATCCGGGGACCGCTCTCCAAGCCGCGTGTCTACCGGGCGAGCGTGACGGATCTCATCAGCGGAAACGGAACCAATGTCGAACTGGCGCGTGGAGACATCGTCTTCGTCACGTCTCATTGGTATTACACCACCACCGATGTCATTCAGCGCCTCATTCCCCTCCTGTCGGTGGGAGCCGCCGCGGCGGTGAGCACCCAGCTCCAACGCTAG
- a CDS encoding GumC family protein, whose translation MFAPVEGDAPDAGWEQRPGLPLEPVRLVWALRRRVRLIALAVLVSIPVGLVAAYFLAPREFVAQSVLVWEPVARSSTPARELQTLTSSVKLPGNLAQVRERLKLTSTLEDVGARIRVGVVSNESNVLTISGSGASSEEAAHFTQAVTDVFLDARVRIARTRMEERLKALKEEVEQTHKQLVSARERYDGFRAQHHVVDFSLDRKTAIEQLALLRSEVTKSRVEADSTSAKANLLRSAVQKAPAQLVLTENQVQADRQKLAELSAQLTARRASLSQEHPEVRGLQASVEALERTPADAYTVTGRQVGANPEFLVLQEQLTRTSIDGEAAQKKWQSYSKMETALSERVLQLTALEGEANLLLADVQLAEERLGKLKVEQNELEAGVRQPSSELRVLNSPVPPPFPSQSSRRKVALAFPVLAGLFAMLFAAGQELRGFRLRTPSEIAFWAKAPVLASSSWPQAPEELRNLCLELASRGEHAQGTTLVLPLEPARNASAAEFVEALRARMPSLRLWDETDRVQALRRASRESARVLVLVEAGAHAALELAGLRRLLGRDDGIGLVVLGLGPELALLRDRVGDDSDFWGPSLSPVRGVVKESYPLDSEQRVGGRR comes from the coding sequence ATGTTCGCGCCAGTTGAGGGGGACGCGCCCGATGCGGGCTGGGAGCAGCGGCCCGGCCTGCCATTGGAGCCCGTGCGGCTCGTGTGGGCGTTGCGCCGGAGGGTCCGGCTGATCGCGTTGGCCGTGCTGGTCAGCATTCCGGTGGGTCTGGTCGCGGCGTACTTCCTGGCCCCGCGAGAGTTCGTGGCCCAGTCGGTGCTGGTGTGGGAGCCGGTGGCTCGTTCCTCCACACCCGCCCGGGAGCTGCAGACCTTGACGAGCTCGGTGAAGTTGCCGGGCAACCTCGCGCAGGTGCGCGAGCGTCTGAAGCTGACGAGCACCCTCGAGGACGTGGGGGCGCGCATCCGCGTGGGCGTCGTCTCCAACGAGTCGAACGTCCTGACCATCTCCGGTTCGGGGGCCAGCTCGGAGGAGGCCGCCCACTTCACCCAGGCCGTGACGGATGTCTTCCTCGATGCGCGGGTGCGGATCGCCCGGACGCGCATGGAGGAGCGGCTCAAGGCTCTCAAGGAGGAGGTGGAGCAGACGCACAAGCAGCTCGTCTCCGCCCGTGAGCGCTATGACGGCTTCCGTGCCCAGCACCACGTGGTGGACTTCTCGCTCGACCGCAAGACGGCCATCGAGCAGCTCGCCTTGCTGCGCTCCGAGGTGACCAAGAGCCGCGTCGAGGCGGATTCGACCTCGGCGAAGGCGAACCTGCTGCGCTCGGCGGTCCAGAAGGCTCCGGCGCAGCTCGTGCTCACGGAGAATCAGGTCCAGGCGGATCGCCAGAAACTGGCCGAGCTGAGCGCCCAGCTCACCGCCCGCCGCGCGAGCCTCTCCCAGGAACACCCCGAGGTGCGGGGGCTCCAGGCCTCGGTGGAGGCCCTGGAGCGCACGCCCGCGGATGCCTACACCGTGACGGGCAGGCAGGTGGGGGCCAATCCGGAGTTCCTGGTGCTGCAGGAGCAGCTCACGCGCACGTCCATCGACGGAGAGGCGGCGCAGAAGAAGTGGCAGTCCTACTCCAAGATGGAGACGGCCCTCAGCGAGCGGGTCCTCCAGCTCACGGCGTTGGAGGGCGAGGCCAACCTGTTGCTGGCGGACGTGCAGCTCGCCGAGGAGCGCCTGGGCAAGCTCAAGGTCGAGCAGAACGAACTCGAGGCCGGGGTGCGTCAGCCCTCGTCCGAGCTCCGGGTGCTCAACAGCCCGGTGCCCCCGCCCTTCCCCTCTCAATCCTCTCGCCGCAAGGTGGCCCTCGCGTTCCCGGTGCTCGCGGGGCTGTTCGCCATGCTCTTCGCCGCCGGCCAGGAGCTGCGGGGCTTCCGGCTGCGCACTCCGTCGGAAATCGCCTTCTGGGCGAAGGCCCCCGTGCTCGCCTCCTCGTCGTGGCCCCAGGCCCCGGAGGAGCTGCGCAACCTCTGCCTGGAGCTCGCCTCGCGGGGAGAGCACGCGCAGGGGACGACGCTGGTGCTGCCCCTGGAGCCCGCGCGGAACGCGAGCGCCGCCGAGTTCGTGGAGGCGCTGCGCGCGCGGATGCCCTCCCTGCGGCTGTGGGACGAGACCGACCGCGTCCAGGCGCTGCGGCGTGCCTCGCGCGAGAGCGCCCGGGTGCTGGTGTTGGTGGAGGCGGGCGCGCACGCCGCGCTGGAGCTCGCCGGACTGCGGCGCTTGCTCGGCCGGGACGACGGCATCGGCCTCGTGGTGCTCGGGCTGGGGCCCGAGCTGGCCCTGCTGCGCGATCGGGTGGGCGATGACTCGGACTTCTGGGGGCCCTCCCTGTCCCCTGTACGAGGCGTCGTGAAGGAGTCGTACCCACTCGATTCCGAGCAGCGGGTGGGTGGGCGGCGGTGA
- a CDS encoding glycosyltransferase family 4 protein, translating to MRLAMALGGTDWGRSGIGTYTRAVLARLGRTLRASGGELVALGTPRDFEAYEGVLGDAKRVVLPSVLDKPLLSASWYLTRVGACARAAGADALLLPAANRRVPLRLGLPSVGVVHDLAQFNVPNKYDGLRTRYVRNLLPRAFSALSALVVVSESTRADVARILDYSPERLHVIPNGVDTEHFHTPDPSQIAAARAHTGLNGEYLLYLSRLEHPGKNHLRLLQAYAASPVRHTHQLALVGADWGGEARIRAEIQRLKLEERVRVLGFVADEYIPGLLADASSVIAVGLCEGFGLPALEALAMGRPVVVSNTGALPEVVGELGILCDPYDPSDMSSALTRVVGDAAWRERIAKEGPAYARRLNWDRSCDQLLTLCYQVAAVPRPVPQVPVRPSRVTAAIKAA from the coding sequence ATGAGGCTGGCGATGGCGCTGGGCGGAACCGACTGGGGACGCTCCGGAATTGGTACGTACACTCGCGCGGTGTTGGCGAGGCTGGGGCGCACCCTGCGCGCGTCCGGTGGCGAGTTGGTGGCCCTCGGTACTCCGCGGGATTTCGAAGCGTATGAGGGAGTGCTTGGCGACGCGAAGCGGGTGGTGTTGCCCTCCGTGCTGGACAAGCCGCTCCTGAGCGCTTCGTGGTATCTCACCCGCGTGGGTGCTTGCGCGCGCGCGGCGGGGGCGGACGCTCTCCTGCTTCCCGCGGCCAACCGCCGGGTGCCTCTGCGGCTGGGCCTTCCCTCGGTGGGCGTGGTCCACGACCTCGCCCAGTTCAACGTCCCGAACAAGTACGACGGCTTGCGCACCCGCTACGTGCGCAACCTGCTGCCCCGGGCGTTCTCGGCCCTGTCGGCCCTGGTCGTGGTCAGCGAGTCCACCCGTGCGGACGTGGCGCGCATCCTCGACTACTCGCCGGAACGGCTCCACGTGATTCCCAATGGCGTGGACACCGAGCACTTCCACACGCCGGATCCCTCGCAGATCGCGGCGGCCCGTGCCCACACGGGCCTGAACGGTGAGTACCTGCTCTACCTGTCGCGCCTGGAGCATCCGGGCAAGAACCACCTGCGGCTGTTGCAGGCCTATGCCGCGTCGCCCGTGCGCCACACCCACCAGCTCGCCCTGGTGGGCGCGGACTGGGGCGGTGAGGCCCGCATCCGCGCGGAGATCCAGCGCTTGAAGCTCGAGGAGCGCGTGCGGGTGCTCGGCTTCGTGGCCGACGAGTACATCCCCGGCCTGCTCGCCGATGCCTCCTCGGTCATCGCGGTGGGGCTGTGTGAGGGCTTTGGCCTGCCCGCGCTGGAGGCGCTGGCCATGGGCCGCCCCGTGGTCGTCTCCAACACCGGTGCGCTGCCCGAGGTCGTCGGGGAGCTGGGCATCCTCTGTGATCCCTACGATCCCTCGGACATGTCCTCGGCGCTGACCCGGGTGGTGGGTGATGCCGCGTGGCGTGAGCGCATCGCCAAGGAGGGTCCCGCGTATGCGCGACGGCTCAACTGGGATCGCTCCTGCGATCAGCTCCTGACGCTGTGCTATCAGGTGGCCGCCGTCCCCAGGCCGGTCCCGCAGGTCCCGGTTCGCCCGTCTCGCGTGACCGCGGCGATCAAGGCGGCCTAG
- a CDS encoding SGNH/GDSL hydrolase family protein, translating into MTRRHLLPSVVAALAVLVVFNLAVEMATRLTARRQFLARLDNAPRDTRLLFLGNSLLEDGVDTGAFAAAWGPAGQAPASFNAALHATTPVEHALILKQALPHLPRVRHIIYGYFDDQLSRQPHTGWRDMISSRALAYSFPEDAAALYAPGSWETAWRFHAMSLVPMLAERTTLWSKVERLRKAMGTWGMPAGTAPKKDLDELTRRLGRVVQEDRGFSAAVKELFRLAETRGARMVVVAMPDNRPPAFHDGPASRALHAYNRAKVEAAHGLYIDASQWIPERKYYEADGVHLNPEGARLFSERLGRELSRGLARSTE; encoded by the coding sequence ATGACCCGAAGGCACCTGCTTCCGTCCGTTGTCGCCGCGCTCGCGGTGCTCGTCGTGTTCAACCTCGCCGTCGAGATGGCGACACGGCTGACCGCGAGACGTCAGTTCCTCGCCCGCCTCGACAACGCCCCCCGAGACACCCGGCTGCTCTTCCTGGGCAACTCCCTGCTCGAGGACGGAGTCGACACCGGCGCCTTCGCCGCGGCGTGGGGCCCGGCCGGACAAGCGCCCGCCTCGTTCAACGCGGCGCTCCACGCGACGACCCCCGTGGAGCACGCGCTCATCCTGAAACAGGCGCTCCCGCATCTCCCCCGGGTGCGGCACATCATCTACGGCTACTTCGATGATCAGCTCAGCCGCCAGCCCCACACCGGTTGGCGGGACATGATCAGCAGCCGCGCCCTCGCCTATTCATTCCCCGAAGACGCCGCCGCGCTCTACGCACCGGGTTCGTGGGAGACGGCGTGGCGGTTCCACGCCATGTCCCTGGTGCCCATGCTCGCCGAGCGCACCACGCTCTGGTCCAAGGTGGAGAGGCTCCGCAAGGCGATGGGCACCTGGGGCATGCCAGCCGGCACGGCCCCGAAGAAGGATCTGGACGAGCTGACCCGGAGACTCGGCCGCGTGGTCCAGGAGGACCGGGGGTTCTCCGCGGCCGTGAAGGAACTCTTCCGCCTGGCCGAGACCCGGGGCGCCCGGATGGTCGTCGTCGCGATGCCCGACAATCGTCCGCCCGCGTTCCACGACGGGCCGGCCTCACGCGCGCTGCACGCCTACAACCGCGCGAAGGTGGAGGCGGCCCACGGCCTCTACATCGACGCGAGCCAGTGGATTCCGGAGCGGAAGTACTACGAGGCGGACGGGGTCCACCTGAATCCGGAGGGCGCCCGGCTCTTCAGTGAGCGGCTCGGGCGGGAGCTGTCGCGCGGCCTCGCTCGCTCCACCGAGTGA
- a CDS encoding MBOAT family O-acyltransferase produces the protein MIFNTLAYFLLFLIPAALLFRRLSPGARPWMCTLFGALFFVYFSLTESGGVVGAACLAIFAWEALCSRLYRPGSMLCLLGVVQSIFFLAVFKYWNFFTGLAFGPRETNPFYWEGAFLPLGISFFTFEFIHYAVDRYRDKTRTGSLGQYMAFILFFPTMVAGPIKRYQDFLPKLEAPSTDWRTDWERGTTRILCGLAKKFVIADTLTAMTVHLNQADLAVAHRAILPVWLLAYGMQIYFDFSAYSDIAIGSTRLFGIKVPENFDWPYLSTNIAEFWRHWHISLSKWLTDYVYIPLGGSRRAPVHVYANLITTMLVSGIWHGAGTNFVVWGLWHGALLAIHRLWSRWRGPREGPPSLSGQALSWALTFVMVNLGWAFFCMDLPTARFFFRRLFLG, from the coding sequence ATGATCTTCAACACTCTCGCCTACTTCCTCCTGTTCCTCATTCCGGCGGCCCTGCTCTTCCGGCGCCTGTCGCCCGGTGCCAGACCGTGGATGTGCACCCTCTTCGGTGCACTCTTCTTCGTCTACTTCTCGCTGACGGAGTCCGGCGGTGTCGTGGGCGCGGCCTGCCTCGCCATCTTCGCCTGGGAGGCGCTCTGCAGCCGCCTCTACCGCCCGGGCTCGATGCTGTGCCTGCTCGGCGTGGTGCAGAGCATCTTCTTCCTCGCGGTGTTCAAATACTGGAACTTTTTCACCGGGCTGGCCTTCGGGCCCCGGGAGACGAATCCGTTCTATTGGGAGGGGGCGTTCCTCCCGCTGGGCATCTCGTTCTTCACCTTCGAGTTCATCCACTACGCCGTGGATCGCTACCGCGACAAGACGAGGACGGGGAGCCTCGGCCAGTACATGGCCTTCATCCTGTTCTTCCCCACCATGGTGGCCGGGCCCATCAAGCGCTACCAGGACTTCCTGCCCAAGCTGGAGGCACCGAGCACCGACTGGCGCACCGACTGGGAGCGCGGCACCACCCGCATCCTCTGCGGCCTCGCCAAGAAGTTCGTCATCGCCGACACCCTCACCGCGATGACCGTCCACCTCAACCAGGCCGATCTCGCCGTGGCCCACCGGGCCATACTGCCCGTGTGGCTCCTGGCGTACGGGATGCAGATCTACTTCGACTTCTCGGCCTATTCCGACATCGCCATCGGCTCCACGCGCCTGTTCGGCATCAAGGTTCCCGAGAACTTCGACTGGCCCTACCTGAGTACCAACATCGCCGAGTTCTGGCGGCACTGGCACATCTCGCTCTCCAAATGGCTCACCGACTACGTCTACATCCCGCTCGGCGGCTCACGGCGCGCGCCCGTGCACGTCTACGCCAACCTCATCACCACCATGCTGGTGAGCGGCATCTGGCATGGCGCGGGGACGAACTTCGTCGTGTGGGGGCTGTGGCACGGAGCGCTCCTCGCCATCCACCGCCTCTGGTCCCGCTGGCGTGGCCCCCGCGAGGGCCCTCCGTCCCTCTCCGGCCAGGCCCTGAGCTGGGCGCTCACCTTCGTCATGGTCAATCTGGGCTGGGCGTTCTTCTGCATGGACCTGCCCACGGCCCGGTTCTTCTTCCGCCGGCTGTTCCTCGGGTGA
- a CDS encoding cytochrome c family protein gives MSSLPVSLGRLVLPGLLVLGACVSRPSIQEPAGTEARTAPPLAKDSSASAPAPRFSCSGTQNIQFGPNIPPDVSRVTSQLDANCFAWSEFISLNWPAAAILPDGGTTDASFGAPGDLGAVQWQTYMSTEQLFLPDGGAPPPWGTPQRISEECLAEANVSSEQARTMLALNVVSKFETQFSSGSGNQAFPRDLPAWLGASHGTNVWYEVRISEPEYSYIVDNGLYNAANQLAMVDGGAGSPVVNPMGSWQPNTIGSLELKAAWMEVPNPQDSRWTAYKLSPAVVVEPTTQKCRATTVALVGLHIIHKTVTQRTWVWATFEHVNNAPDHGADAGTTSWNFYDPQCKPRTIALDKSCSVDGGTSVTVGCEPNVPPPYWLGGGCPAPVPIQVTRLTPIESTAQEANQTVREAIAQNYPDSVWKNYVLVNTLWSTAPSPNPTSPVKAPLPFAGATPSINIPIANTTMETYIQTGSPDNASNCISCHKNATIAGDSKWASDFSFVYGLASAPPPPGKPLKLRSSAPGKPQKVVYPPTMRRILR, from the coding sequence ATGTCCTCACTTCCCGTCTCGCTCGGGCGCCTGGTGCTCCCGGGGCTCCTCGTCCTCGGGGCCTGTGTCAGCCGACCGTCCATCCAGGAGCCGGCGGGCACCGAGGCTCGGACGGCTCCTCCGCTGGCCAAGGACTCCTCGGCCAGCGCCCCCGCCCCGCGGTTCTCGTGCAGCGGTACCCAGAACATCCAGTTCGGCCCCAACATCCCGCCCGATGTGAGCCGCGTCACCAGCCAGCTCGATGCGAACTGCTTCGCCTGGTCGGAGTTCATCTCCCTGAACTGGCCGGCCGCCGCCATCCTTCCGGATGGTGGAACGACGGACGCCTCCTTCGGCGCGCCCGGCGATCTCGGAGCGGTTCAATGGCAGACGTACATGAGCACGGAGCAGCTCTTCCTGCCGGATGGCGGGGCGCCCCCACCGTGGGGCACTCCGCAGAGGATCTCGGAGGAGTGCCTGGCCGAGGCGAACGTCAGCTCGGAGCAGGCCAGAACGATGCTGGCGCTGAACGTGGTCTCGAAGTTCGAGACCCAGTTCTCCTCGGGGAGCGGCAACCAGGCGTTCCCGCGCGATCTCCCCGCGTGGCTGGGGGCCAGCCATGGCACCAACGTCTGGTATGAGGTCCGGATCAGCGAGCCTGAATACTCGTATATCGTGGACAACGGGCTCTACAACGCGGCCAACCAACTGGCCATGGTGGACGGTGGCGCGGGGAGCCCCGTGGTGAATCCCATGGGCTCGTGGCAGCCGAATACGATTGGCTCTCTCGAGCTGAAAGCGGCGTGGATGGAGGTGCCCAATCCCCAGGACAGCCGGTGGACTGCGTACAAGCTTTCCCCGGCGGTGGTGGTGGAGCCGACGACCCAGAAATGCCGGGCCACCACGGTGGCGCTGGTGGGCCTGCACATCATCCACAAGACGGTCACCCAGCGCACCTGGGTCTGGGCGACCTTCGAGCATGTGAACAACGCGCCCGACCACGGCGCGGACGCCGGGACGACGAGCTGGAACTTCTACGATCCCCAGTGCAAGCCCCGGACGATCGCGCTGGACAAGTCATGCTCGGTGGACGGCGGCACCTCGGTCACGGTGGGCTGTGAACCCAACGTGCCACCCCCCTACTGGCTCGGTGGCGGCTGCCCGGCGCCTGTCCCCATCCAGGTGACCCGGCTGACACCCATCGAGTCGACCGCTCAGGAGGCCAACCAGACCGTCCGGGAGGCGATCGCCCAGAACTACCCGGACTCCGTCTGGAAGAACTACGTGCTGGTGAACACGCTCTGGTCCACGGCTCCGAGCCCGAATCCCACGAGCCCGGTCAAGGCTCCACTGCCCTTCGCCGGTGCAACTCCGTCCATCAACATCCCCATCGCGAACACGACGATGGAGACGTATATCCAGACGGGGTCTCCGGACAATGCGAGCAACTGTATCAGTTGTCACAAGAACGCGACCATCGCCGGGGACTCGAAGTGGGCTTCTGACTTCAGCTTCGTCTACGGACTGGCGAGTGCTCCGCCGCCACCCGGCAAGCCGCTGAAGCTCAGGAGCTCCGCGCCTGGCAAACCGCAGAAGGTGGTCTACCCACCGACGATGCGGCGCATCCTTCGTTGA
- a CDS encoding M20/M25/M40 family metallo-hydrolase — MRTMKFGAAALLLMCTTPAFAGEKDKEVWITIGTDALEPALTSFQGQGLVAPTVAHEKGGVAVVRVRESQVEKLASVMHDKLNRCAGFIAHDSEEQALAAVESSTSPKAVQSLISYTIDNATTVNSLLGSVQESSIRSTITSLSTKWTSRRYNVQSGVDAATWLKNQWTTLAGSRSDVSVAFFNHSSWLQPSVILTIKGTSLPNEVVVLGGHLDSINGSSSTASAPGADDDASGIASLTEVIRVAMLKGYKPARTVKFMAYAAEEVGLRGSAAIAAQHKSSGTNVVGVLQLDMTNYRGSSYDIVLVSDYTNAAQNSFLSSLISKYQPGVTSTSTRCGYGCSDHASWHNQGYPASIPFEALMGQDNPYIHTSSDTLTRSAGSAQNSVKFVKLAASYMAELAKGTAGSALVPDAEAER; from the coding sequence ATGAGGACGATGAAATTCGGAGCGGCCGCGTTGTTGCTGATGTGCACCACCCCCGCGTTCGCGGGAGAGAAGGACAAGGAGGTGTGGATCACCATCGGGACGGACGCGCTGGAGCCAGCGCTGACCTCGTTCCAGGGGCAGGGCCTGGTGGCGCCGACGGTGGCGCACGAGAAGGGTGGAGTCGCGGTGGTGCGCGTGCGCGAGTCCCAGGTGGAGAAGCTGGCCTCGGTGATGCACGACAAGCTCAACCGGTGCGCGGGTTTCATCGCCCATGACTCCGAGGAGCAGGCGCTGGCGGCGGTGGAGAGCTCCACCTCGCCCAAGGCGGTGCAGTCCCTCATCAGCTACACCATCGACAACGCGACGACGGTGAACTCGCTGCTGGGCAGCGTCCAGGAGTCGAGCATCCGCAGCACCATCACCTCGCTGTCCACGAAGTGGACGTCGCGCCGCTACAACGTGCAGTCGGGTGTGGACGCGGCCACGTGGCTCAAGAACCAGTGGACGACGCTGGCCGGCTCGCGCAGCGACGTCTCGGTGGCGTTCTTCAATCACTCCTCCTGGCTGCAGCCGTCCGTCATCCTCACCATCAAGGGCACCTCGCTGCCCAACGAGGTGGTGGTGCTCGGCGGTCACCTGGACTCCATCAATGGCAGCAGCTCCACGGCCAGCGCGCCGGGCGCGGATGACGACGCCTCGGGCATCGCCTCGCTCACCGAGGTCATCCGCGTGGCCATGCTCAAGGGCTACAAGCCGGCCCGCACGGTGAAGTTCATGGCCTACGCCGCCGAGGAGGTGGGCCTCAGGGGCTCGGCCGCCATCGCCGCCCAGCACAAGAGCAGCGGCACCAACGTGGTGGGCGTGCTCCAACTGGACATGACCAACTACCGCGGCTCCAGCTACGACATCGTCCTGGTGTCCGACTACACCAACGCCGCGCAGAACTCCTTCCTCTCCAGCCTCATCTCCAAGTACCAGCCCGGGGTGACCTCGACCTCGACGCGCTGCGGCTACGGCTGCTCGGACCACGCCTCCTGGCACAATCAGGGCTATCCGGCCTCCATCCCCTTCGAGGCGCTCATGGGCCAGGACAACCCGTACATCCACACCTCGAGCGACACGCTCACGCGGTCGGCCGGGAGCGCGCAGAACTCGGTCAAGTTCGTGAAGCTGGCCGCGTCCTACATGGCCGAGCTGGCCAAGGGCACGGCGGGCTCCGCCCTGGTGCCGGACGCCGAAGCCGAGCGTTGA
- a CDS encoding YfbM family protein: MGMILGFRLARREQLSSLLASPEQIFDFLDDDTDEEDAGSEDMLDLDKAWHGLHFLLTGTDWGGKPPLNFIVAGGEAIGDEDVGYGPARAFTPEQLAELSRALDAISSDALRQRFDPAKMMELDIYPSIWDRDPADDDTLGYVLDYFEMLKPFLRKGAEQGLGLIAYMS, from the coding sequence ATGGGCATGATCCTCGGCTTCCGCCTGGCCCGGCGCGAGCAGCTTTCCTCCCTGCTCGCCTCGCCGGAGCAGATCTTCGACTTCCTCGATGACGACACCGACGAGGAGGACGCCGGCTCGGAGGACATGCTCGACCTCGACAAGGCCTGGCACGGACTCCACTTCCTGCTGACGGGAACGGACTGGGGAGGCAAGCCCCCGTTGAACTTCATCGTCGCGGGCGGCGAGGCGATCGGAGACGAGGACGTCGGCTACGGGCCGGCCCGCGCCTTCACTCCCGAACAGCTCGCGGAGCTCTCCCGGGCCCTCGATGCGATCAGCTCGGACGCGCTGCGCCAGCGCTTCGACCCGGCGAAGATGATGGAGCTGGACATCTACCCGAGCATCTGGGACCGGGACCCCGCCGATGACGACACGCTGGGGTACGTGCTCGACTACTTCGAGATGCTCAAGCCGTTCCTGCGCAAGGGCGCGGAGCAGGGGCTCGGGCTCATCGCGTACATGAGTTGA
- a CDS encoding RNA polymerase sigma factor: protein MRSPPPPSHAASAPAPVREEALRTLLDHRDRFASFLASRVDSQVVVEELLQAAYVKALEKSAALRDEERAVAWFYRLLRNALTDHYRHRSAEARALEREAREPLSVQAEPGAGSKVCACLHGVLPSLKPEYAHMVRQVDLEEQSVSEVAREAGVTPNNAMVRLHRARQALKARLQHTCGACASSGCLDCSCRSEAS, encoded by the coding sequence ATGCGAAGCCCTCCTCCACCCTCCCATGCCGCGTCCGCCCCAGCGCCGGTGCGCGAGGAGGCGCTGCGGACCCTGCTCGACCACCGGGACCGGTTCGCCTCCTTCCTGGCCAGCCGGGTGGACAGCCAGGTGGTCGTGGAGGAGCTGCTCCAGGCCGCCTACGTCAAGGCGCTCGAGAAGAGCGCGGCGCTGCGGGACGAGGAGCGCGCGGTGGCCTGGTTCTACCGCCTGCTGCGCAATGCCCTGACCGACCATTACCGGCACCGGTCCGCGGAGGCCCGAGCACTCGAGCGCGAGGCCCGGGAGCCCCTCTCCGTGCAGGCGGAGCCCGGGGCCGGCTCGAAGGTCTGCGCCTGCCTGCATGGCGTGTTGCCCTCGCTCAAGCCCGAGTACGCACACATGGTGCGGCAGGTGGACCTGGAGGAGCAGTCCGTTTCCGAGGTGGCGCGCGAGGCGGGCGTCACCCCCAACAACGCGATGGTCCGCCTGCACCGGGCCCGTCAGGCGCTCAAGGCGCGGCTCCAGCACACCTGCGGCGCGTGTGCCTCGAGTGGGTGCCTGGACTGCTCATGCCGGAGCGAGGCTTCCTGA